One genomic segment of Salvelinus sp. IW2-2015 unplaced genomic scaffold, ASM291031v2 Un_scaffold4790, whole genome shotgun sequence includes these proteins:
- the LOC112077646 gene encoding probable E3 ubiquitin-protein ligase MID2 — protein MSGRLSLPMTHLDDPEEEWEKVMWSDDSKIELFGSKLHSPCLEDEEGMKNLCEAKRLSSTSLPGQPFKLDPKTAHKKLRLSNDCLTMEKDESSLKKSHTPERFSSTGSYGAAGNVFIDSGCHYWEVLLGASTWYAVGVAYKSAPKNEWSGKNSSSWVFSRCNNNFMVRHNGKEMLVEASHQLRRLGVLLDYDNNSLSFYDAMNSQHLHTFEVSFLLPVAPTFMIWNKSVMILSGLPVPDFVDCPEEHQEGMTTLCRQQESPYVSGMKGCH, from the exons ATGTCAGGccgtctgagtttgccaatgacgcatctggatgatccagaggaggaatgggagaaggtcatgtggtctgatgattcaaaaatagagctttttgggtctaaactccactcgccgtgtttggaggacgAAGAagggatga AGAACCTCTGTGAAGCTAAAcgactctcctccacctctcttccaGGTCAGCCTTTTAAGCTGGACCCGAAGACGGCCCACAAGAAGCTRCGTCTGTCCAACGACTGCCTGACCATGGAGAAAGACGAGAGCTCCCTGAAGAAGAGCCACACGCCAGAACGCTTCAGCAGCACGGGGTCGTACGGAGCAGCAGGAAACGTCTTCATCGACAGCGGCTGTCACTACTGGGAGGTGCTGCTGGGCGCCTCCACCTG GTACGCTGTGGGCGTGGCTTACAAGTCAGCCCCTAAGAACGAGTGGAGTGGTAAGAACTCCTCCTCCTGGGTGTTCTCCCGYTGTAACAACAACTTCATGGTGCGTCACAATGGCAAGGAGATGCTGGTGGAGGCCAGCCACCAGCTCCGACGTCTGGGAGTCCTTCTGGACTACGACAACAACTCCCTGTCYTTCTACGACGCCATGAACTCCCAACACCTGCACACCTTCGAGGTCAGCTTCCTGCTCCCCGTGGCGCCCACCTTCATGATTTGGAACAAGTCAGTGATGATCCTGTCGGGGCTTCCGGTGCCGGACTTTGTGGACTGCCCTGAGGAACACCAGGAGGGGATGACGACCCTGTGCCGCCAGCAGGAGTCACCCTACGTGTCGGGTATGAAGGGCTGTCACTGA